The following proteins are co-located in the Flectobacillus major DSM 103 genome:
- a CDS encoding 4Fe-4S dicluster domain-containing protein produces MAIIITEECINCGACEPECPNTAIYEGGVEWTWSGGTKLVDVELEDGTVIGGKDPMTPVSDEFYYIVSDKCTECMGFHEEPQCAAVCPVDCCVPDPDNVEDEETLLAKKAWLHAE; encoded by the coding sequence ATGGCAATTATCATAACCGAGGAGTGTATCAACTGTGGAGCTTGCGAACCAGAATGTCCAAATACTGCAATCTATGAAGGTGGTGTTGAGTGGACTTGGTCGGGTGGTACTAAGTTGGTAGACGTTGAATTGGAAGACGGTACCGTAATTGGTGGGAAAGATCCAATGACTCCAGTTTCTGACGAATTTTATTATATAGTATCAGATAAGTGTACCGAGTGTATGGGATTTCATGAAGAACCACAGTGTGCGGCAGTTTGTCCAGTAGATTGTTGTGTTCCTGACCCTGACAACGTAGAAGACGAAGAAACTCTTTTGGCTAAGAAAGCATGGTTGCACGCTGAATAG
- a CDS encoding acyl-CoA reductase, whose amino-acid sequence MTLESRIKAFLALGRFLKDEKNKAEIELWADSAVHQNNWFTPQNTLNSLQAIADLYLEEEALRQWVELYDIPERPQTVFRIGVIMAGNIPAVGFHDLLTIIISGHACAAKLSSQDSVIMKAIILKLLEIEPDLDITLAEQLKDVDALIATGSDNSSRYFEYYFRNKPHIIRKNRSSVAVLNGQETAEDFLGLGYDITSYYGLGCRNISKLYVPVGYDFSDFYDTIEPLGDIFYHNKYKNNYDYNKSIYLVNGVLHYDNGFLVLTESENLVSPISVVFFERYHSVEELQEKLVVHADKIQCIVAKDAWLEGSLPFGQSQKPKIWDYADGVDTMRFLLELS is encoded by the coding sequence ATGACTTTAGAATCACGAATTAAGGCTTTTTTAGCACTCGGTCGCTTTTTAAAAGACGAAAAAAACAAAGCAGAAATTGAACTTTGGGCAGATTCGGCCGTTCATCAAAACAACTGGTTTACGCCTCAAAACACCTTGAACTCGCTTCAAGCAATTGCTGATTTGTACCTCGAAGAGGAGGCTCTCCGCCAGTGGGTTGAACTATACGATATTCCCGAAAGGCCACAGACGGTTTTCCGTATTGGTGTTATTATGGCTGGTAATATTCCTGCGGTGGGTTTTCATGATTTATTAACTATTATTATATCGGGGCATGCTTGTGCTGCTAAACTTAGCTCGCAAGATTCAGTAATTATGAAGGCTATTATCCTAAAATTACTCGAAATAGAGCCTGATTTGGATATTACCTTGGCAGAACAGCTCAAAGATGTAGATGCCTTGATTGCTACTGGTTCTGATAATTCGTCTCGTTATTTTGAATACTATTTTAGAAATAAACCGCATATTATCCGCAAAAATCGCTCTTCGGTGGCGGTATTGAATGGCCAAGAAACAGCCGAAGATTTCCTTGGCTTGGGCTACGACATTACGTCGTATTATGGCTTGGGCTGTCGTAATATTTCTAAATTATATGTTCCTGTAGGCTACGATTTCTCTGATTTTTATGATACTATCGAGCCGCTTGGCGATATTTTTTACCACAACAAATACAAAAATAATTACGACTACAATAAGTCTATTTATTTAGTCAATGGTGTTTTGCATTACGACAATGGCTTTTTGGTACTTACCGAAAGCGAAAATTTGGTATCACCTATTTCGGTCGTGTTTTTTGAAAGATACCACTCGGTAGAAGAATTACAGGAAAAATTGGTAGTTCATGCCGACAAGATTCAATGTATTGTAGCTAAAGATGCTTGGCTAGAGGGTAGTTTGCCTTTCGGACAATCGCAAAAGCCTAAGATTTGGGACTATGCCGATGGTGTTGATACAATGCGTTTTTTGCTTGAATTGTCATAA